The Burkholderia pyrrocinia genome includes a window with the following:
- a CDS encoding cupin domain-containing protein: protein MIDVSSITDALAPSGEPTQYRVSPEKLISGDPLQTLTPGFASPCGRFSTGIWESTPGCWHVAYTEAEYCEILEGTSVITDLDGNRKTLRAGHRFVIPPGFRGTWEVVERTRKIFVAYDEQPPE from the coding sequence ATGATCGACGTTTCATCCATTACCGACGCGCTCGCCCCGAGCGGCGAACCGACGCAGTACCGCGTGTCGCCCGAGAAACTGATTTCGGGCGATCCGCTGCAAACGCTCACGCCCGGCTTCGCGAGCCCGTGCGGCCGCTTCTCGACCGGCATCTGGGAAAGCACGCCCGGTTGCTGGCACGTCGCCTACACCGAAGCGGAATACTGCGAGATCCTGGAAGGCACGTCCGTGATCACCGACCTGGACGGAAACAGGAAGACCCTTCGTGCCGGCCATCGTTTCGTGATTCCGCCGGGCTTTCGCGGCACGTGGGAAGTCGTCGAACGCACGCGGAAGATCTTCGTCGCGTACGACGAGCAACCGCCCGAGTAA